From Heliomicrobium modesticaldum Ice1, a single genomic window includes:
- a CDS encoding NAD(P)/FAD-dependent oxidoreductase, which translates to MKIRIANLRAGLSEDAGRLLPKAARRIGLKPGQIENMEILREAVDARKKADIRFVYTVEVTLKAGVKPPPGILDKDPQVSLVAENKATPLLRGSEPLTRRPVIVGAGPCGYFAALKLAEAGFKPILLERGYDVDRRAADVDRFWETGKLRADSNVQFGEGGAGTFSDGKLTTRTHDWRINEVFRRLAEAGAPQEILYKAKPHVGTDVLRQVVRNLRQRLLEQGGQVFFGACVEELILEKTALGRRVAGVRLAPGVDLMDRGSAEDLPLSGTARSGLELAADVVIVAIGHSARDTAKNLYDQEIAMEAKPFAVGLRVEHPQALIDRAQYGRFAGHERLGVADYNLHTKLAEAGRTVFSFCMCPGGQVVAAASEAGGVVTNGMSAYARDSGVANSALVVSVSPGDYPVPGPLGGAEFQRIWERKAFELGEGDYRAPAQTVGDFLADQKGDLSDSLVKPTYRPGVTAANLRDGLPKAVGEALAAGLADFGRKIQGFDLPKAVLTGVETRTSSPWRINRDESLQSPGIKGLYPGGEGAGYAGGIVSAAVDGLRLAEAIIATYRL; encoded by the coding sequence TTGAAAATTCGCATCGCCAACCTGCGCGCCGGGCTGTCGGAAGATGCCGGGCGCCTTTTGCCAAAAGCGGCCCGCCGGATCGGCCTCAAGCCCGGCCAGATCGAAAACATGGAGATCCTCCGCGAGGCCGTCGACGCGCGCAAAAAAGCGGATATCCGCTTCGTCTACACGGTAGAGGTTACCCTCAAAGCTGGTGTGAAGCCCCCGCCGGGGATTTTGGACAAAGACCCCCAGGTGAGCCTCGTCGCTGAGAACAAAGCGACACCACTGTTGCGGGGGAGTGAACCCCTGACCCGTCGTCCCGTCATCGTCGGCGCAGGTCCTTGCGGTTATTTTGCGGCCCTCAAGCTGGCCGAGGCCGGCTTCAAACCTATCCTGCTGGAGCGCGGCTACGATGTGGACCGCCGGGCGGCTGACGTGGACCGCTTTTGGGAGACAGGAAAGCTGAGGGCTGATTCGAACGTCCAGTTTGGCGAGGGTGGCGCCGGCACCTTTTCCGACGGCAAACTGACGACTCGCACCCACGACTGGCGGATCAACGAGGTCTTCCGGCGGCTTGCTGAAGCCGGGGCGCCCCAGGAGATCCTATATAAAGCAAAACCCCATGTGGGCACCGATGTCCTGCGCCAGGTGGTCCGCAACCTGCGGCAGCGCCTGCTCGAGCAAGGCGGTCAGGTCTTTTTCGGCGCCTGCGTGGAGGAACTGATACTGGAAAAAACGGCTCTGGGCCGGCGTGTGGCTGGCGTGCGGCTCGCGCCGGGCGTTGACTTGATGGACAGGGGATCGGCGGAGGACCTGCCTCTCTCCGGAACAGCCCGTTCCGGCCTCGAACTGGCTGCCGATGTGGTCATCGTGGCTATCGGTCACAGCGCCCGCGATACGGCGAAAAACCTCTACGACCAGGAGATTGCCATGGAGGCGAAGCCCTTTGCCGTCGGCCTGCGCGTCGAGCACCCACAGGCGTTGATCGACCGCGCCCAGTACGGCCGCTTCGCCGGCCACGAGCGCCTCGGCGTCGCCGACTACAACCTGCACACCAAGCTGGCCGAAGCTGGGCGAACCGTCTTTTCCTTCTGCATGTGCCCTGGCGGCCAGGTGGTGGCCGCCGCCTCGGAAGCGGGCGGCGTCGTCACCAACGGCATGAGCGCCTACGCCCGCGACAGCGGCGTGGCCAACTCAGCCCTCGTCGTCTCGGTGAGCCCCGGTGACTACCCTGTTCCCGGCCCCCTCGGCGGCGCCGAGTTTCAACGGATCTGGGAGCGCAAAGCCTTTGAACTGGGTGAAGGCGACTACCGCGCGCCGGCGCAGACAGTGGGCGATTTTTTAGCTGACCAAAAAGGCGACCTGTCAGACAGCCTCGTCAAGCCCACCTATCGGCCCGGCGTGACGGCAGCCAACCTCCGCGACGGCCTGCCCAAAGCGGTGGGCGAGGCGCTCGCAGCCGGCCTGGCCGACTTCGGCCGCAAGATCCAGGGATTCGACCTGCCCAAAGCCGTCCTGACCGGTGTAGAGACACGCACCTCGTCACCCTGGCGCATCAACCGCGACGAATCGCTGCAGTCGCCCGGCATCAAAGGGCTCTATCCTGGCGGAGAAGGCGCAGGCTATGCCGGGGGCATCGTCAGCGCCGCCGTCGACGGCCTGCGCCTGGCCGAGGCGATCATCGCCACTTACCGGCTGTAG
- the glmM gene encoding phosphoglucosamine mutase has product MGKLFGTDGVRGVANSELTPELAFKLGRAGAYVLSKEAPQPRIVIGKDTRISGDMLEAALIAGITSVGGEALPVGVLPTPGIAYLTRKLKATAGVVISASHNPVADNGIKFFSASGFKLPDAVEEEIERYVLGEKGQSLDNVGGDAEGRHDDGLPAPTGALVGRVRPVADAETLFVEYLKSTVPVDFSGLKVVVDGANGAAYQVAPRILRELGAEVVTICCTPDGTNINDGCGSTHPEKLCEAVVAHGAHVGLAHDGDADRLIAVDEKGRIVDGDRIMVTCALHMKAKGQLPKDTVAVTVMSNMGLHLALKRAGIRILETKVGDRYVLEALLREGASFGGEQSGHILFLQHNTTGDGVLTGLQLLTVLKETGKPLSELAAQMEQLPQLLVNVRVKDKGCMNAPEAQAAVEAGKAKLAGRGRILVRPSGTEPLIRVMGEGPDPEELKQVVEAIADVFRRF; this is encoded by the coding sequence GTGGGAAAGTTATTCGGAACCGACGGCGTGCGCGGCGTCGCCAACAGCGAACTGACACCGGAACTGGCTTTTAAACTGGGGCGGGCCGGTGCCTATGTGCTCAGCAAGGAAGCGCCCCAGCCCCGCATCGTCATCGGCAAAGATACGCGCATCTCCGGCGACATGCTGGAGGCAGCCCTGATCGCCGGCATCACCTCTGTCGGCGGCGAGGCGCTGCCTGTGGGCGTCCTGCCCACCCCTGGCATCGCCTACCTGACACGGAAACTGAAGGCCACCGCCGGCGTGGTCATCTCGGCCTCCCACAACCCCGTCGCCGACAACGGCATCAAGTTTTTCTCCGCCTCGGGCTTCAAACTCCCCGACGCTGTGGAAGAGGAGATCGAGCGCTACGTCCTCGGTGAAAAAGGCCAATCCCTTGACAATGTCGGCGGCGATGCCGAGGGGCGCCATGACGACGGCCTGCCGGCCCCTACAGGCGCTCTGGTGGGCCGTGTGCGCCCTGTCGCCGACGCAGAGACGCTCTTTGTGGAGTATCTCAAGTCCACCGTCCCCGTTGACTTCTCGGGCCTCAAGGTCGTCGTCGACGGCGCCAATGGGGCCGCCTATCAGGTCGCACCCCGCATCCTGCGGGAACTGGGTGCCGAAGTGGTCACCATCTGCTGCACGCCGGACGGCACGAACATCAACGACGGCTGCGGCTCCACCCATCCCGAAAAGCTCTGCGAAGCTGTCGTCGCCCATGGGGCGCACGTCGGACTGGCTCATGACGGCGACGCCGACCGGTTGATCGCGGTCGATGAAAAAGGCCGGATCGTCGACGGCGACCGGATTATGGTCACCTGTGCCTTACATATGAAAGCCAAAGGACAACTCCCCAAGGATACCGTCGCCGTCACCGTCATGAGCAACATGGGTCTGCACCTGGCGCTCAAACGAGCGGGGATCCGCATTCTGGAGACGAAGGTGGGCGACCGCTATGTCCTGGAGGCTCTTTTAAGAGAGGGGGCATCCTTCGGCGGCGAGCAGTCGGGCCATATCCTCTTTTTGCAGCACAACACCACCGGCGATGGCGTGCTCACCGGACTTCAACTGCTGACGGTGCTGAAAGAGACGGGCAAACCCCTGTCTGAACTGGCCGCCCAGATGGAGCAGCTTCCTCAACTCCTCGTCAATGTGCGCGTCAAGGACAAAGGCTGCATGAACGCGCCGGAGGCGCAGGCCGCTGTGGAAGCGGGGAAAGCCAAGCTTGCCGGAAGGGGCCGCATCCTCGTGCGCCCGTCGGGCACAGAACCGCTGATCCGGGTGATGGGGGAAGGCCCCGATCCGGAGGAGCTGAAGCAGGTCGTCGAGGCGATCGCCGACGTTTTCCGGCGTTTTTAA
- the glmS gene encoding glutamine--fructose-6-phosphate transaminase (isomerizing) has protein sequence MCGIVGYIGGKAAAPILVEGLKKLEYRGYDSAGVAVMEAGKIEVRKAKGKLAVLEGRLSYCSFGAQTGIGHTRWATHGKPADENAHPHQDCRGDFAVVHNGIIENFQTLKEDLIAQGHAFTSETDTEVLAHLVENFYQGDLEAAVRKVVSVIEGSYAMAFLCRHEPEKIVAVRKDSPLVVGLGDGEYFLASDIPAILAHTRRTFILDDGEMAVLTPQGAVIKTAAAGELVDKAVFEVNWDAVAAEKGGYDHFMIKEIYEQPKALRDTILGRVNGDGVNLSEIKIDLELLKKTNKVTIVACGTAYHAGLVGKYVIEDLARVPVEVDIASEFRYRDPIVDENTLVIVVSQSGETADTLAAMREARSKGAKVLAVTNVVGSTISREADSVLYTWAGPEIAVASTKAYTTQLAAMNCIALALAQVRGTQSAETIKAIADAIREIPAQVEKVLAQAETVKAISEQIKTWDDVFFIGRSVDYAVALEGSLKLKEISYIHAEAYAAGELKHGTLALITDNIPVIALATQEQVFDKTISNIQEVKARDAFVIAVAQEGNREIAKFAEYVLTIPRTHPALAPILAVVPLQMLSYYTAVARECDVDKPRNLAKSVTVE, from the coding sequence ATGTGCGGAATCGTCGGCTACATCGGCGGCAAAGCGGCCGCCCCTATCCTCGTAGAAGGTCTCAAAAAGCTAGAGTACCGCGGCTATGACTCGGCAGGCGTCGCCGTCATGGAGGCGGGCAAGATCGAGGTCCGCAAGGCCAAAGGCAAGCTGGCCGTCTTGGAAGGGCGGCTGAGCTACTGCAGCTTCGGCGCCCAGACCGGCATTGGCCACACCCGCTGGGCCACCCACGGCAAGCCTGCCGATGAAAACGCTCACCCTCACCAAGACTGCCGGGGCGACTTCGCCGTCGTCCACAACGGCATCATCGAAAACTTCCAGACCCTGAAGGAAGACCTCATCGCCCAGGGACACGCCTTCACCTCCGAGACAGACACAGAGGTGCTAGCCCACCTGGTGGAAAACTTTTACCAGGGCGATCTGGAGGCGGCCGTCCGCAAGGTCGTCAGCGTCATCGAAGGCTCCTACGCCATGGCTTTCCTCTGCCGTCACGAACCTGAAAAGATCGTCGCCGTCCGCAAAGACAGCCCCCTCGTCGTTGGGCTGGGCGACGGTGAATACTTCCTGGCCTCGGACATCCCGGCCATCTTGGCCCACACCCGCCGCACCTTCATCTTGGATGACGGCGAGATGGCTGTCCTGACCCCCCAAGGAGCGGTCATCAAAACCGCCGCCGCCGGCGAGCTTGTCGACAAGGCGGTCTTTGAAGTCAACTGGGACGCTGTGGCGGCCGAAAAGGGCGGCTATGACCACTTCATGATCAAAGAGATTTACGAACAGCCCAAGGCATTGCGCGACACCATTTTGGGTCGCGTCAACGGCGACGGCGTCAACCTCTCTGAGATCAAGATCGACCTGGAACTGCTGAAAAAGACCAACAAGGTGACCATCGTCGCCTGCGGCACCGCCTACCATGCCGGTCTCGTCGGCAAGTATGTGATCGAAGACTTGGCCCGCGTGCCGGTCGAGGTCGACATCGCCTCTGAGTTCCGCTACCGCGACCCCATCGTCGACGAAAACACGTTGGTGATCGTCGTCAGCCAGTCCGGCGAGACGGCCGATACCCTGGCAGCGATGCGGGAAGCCCGGTCTAAGGGCGCCAAAGTCCTTGCCGTGACCAACGTGGTTGGCTCCACCATCTCCCGGGAAGCCGACTCGGTCCTCTACACCTGGGCCGGCCCGGAGATCGCCGTCGCCTCCACGAAGGCCTACACGACCCAGCTGGCGGCCATGAACTGTATCGCCCTCGCTTTGGCGCAGGTGCGGGGAACACAGAGCGCCGAGACGATCAAGGCCATCGCTGACGCCATCAGGGAGATACCGGCCCAGGTGGAAAAAGTCCTGGCCCAGGCGGAGACGGTGAAGGCCATCAGTGAACAGATCAAGACCTGGGATGACGTCTTCTTCATCGGCCGCAGCGTCGACTACGCCGTCGCCCTGGAAGGCTCCTTGAAACTGAAGGAGATCTCCTATATCCACGCCGAGGCTTACGCCGCCGGCGAACTGAAACACGGCACCTTGGCTTTGATCACCGACAACATCCCCGTCATCGCCCTGGCCACCCAGGAGCAGGTCTTCGACAAGACCATCTCCAACATCCAAGAGGTGAAAGCCCGCGACGCCTTTGTCATCGCCGTGGCCCAGGAAGGGAACAGGGAGATCGCCAAGTTCGCCGAATACGTCCTCACCATCCCCCGCACCCATCCGGCATTGGCGCCGATCCTGGCGGTTGTGCCTTTGCAGATGCTCTCGTACTACACGGCTGTGGCGCGGGAGTGTGACGTCGATAAGCCGAGGAATCTGGCGAAGAGTGTGACGGTGGAGTAG
- a CDS encoding NAD(P)/FAD-dependent oxidoreductase encodes METKKPRIVILGAGYAGILTARRLQKLLRHDEAEIVLVNKHSYHYLTTWLHKAAAGTVEDERITIAIKDVIDSRRIRFIKDTVTEVETTTQRVMLCHGEPLAYDYLVLALGFERADFGIPGIKEHALAICSMNSARQIRLTVEARFAEFAKQKGRDGQEKLTFVVGGAGFTGIEFAAELAERIPALCRQHGIDRQRVQVINVEGAPALLGGFAPALAEYAKASLENMGVQFRLSTRIQSVDRDGVTLLTEAGEERITPATVIWTGGVQGNRVVCNEDFAAVRGRIAAEKDLRAPGHDNVFVLGDCSAVIDKRTGRPFPPTAQLAILQSAVCAENLATLVRGGSDLKEFVPFIKGAVASLGSHDAVGEVFGIELRGRLAMMMKAIIDIRYMAMLGNLRLLLGKGKLAAYVAPEGVVGSK; translated from the coding sequence ATGGAAACCAAAAAACCGCGCATCGTCATCCTGGGCGCCGGATACGCCGGCATCTTGACCGCTAGAAGGCTGCAAAAACTCCTGCGCCACGATGAAGCGGAGATCGTCCTTGTGAACAAGCATTCCTACCATTACCTGACCACCTGGCTCCATAAGGCGGCGGCCGGCACCGTCGAGGATGAGCGCATCACCATTGCGATCAAGGATGTGATCGATAGCCGCCGCATCCGTTTCATCAAAGACACCGTGACAGAAGTGGAGACAACGACGCAGCGGGTCATGCTCTGCCACGGCGAACCGCTGGCTTATGATTACCTGGTTCTGGCCCTCGGTTTTGAAAGAGCCGACTTCGGCATCCCCGGGATCAAGGAACATGCCCTTGCCATCTGCAGCATGAACAGCGCCCGCCAGATACGCCTCACCGTCGAAGCCCGCTTCGCCGAATTCGCCAAGCAGAAAGGGCGCGATGGGCAGGAAAAGCTGACCTTTGTCGTCGGCGGCGCCGGTTTTACCGGCATCGAGTTTGCTGCAGAACTGGCGGAACGCATCCCCGCCCTCTGCCGACAGCACGGGATCGACCGGCAGCGCGTCCAGGTGATCAACGTGGAAGGTGCGCCCGCCCTTCTGGGCGGCTTCGCTCCCGCCCTGGCCGAGTACGCAAAAGCCTCCCTGGAAAACATGGGCGTCCAGTTCCGCCTCTCGACCCGGATTCAGTCCGTCGACAGGGACGGCGTCACCTTGCTGACCGAGGCGGGCGAAGAGCGGATCACGCCGGCCACCGTCATCTGGACCGGCGGCGTGCAAGGGAATAGAGTCGTCTGCAACGAAGACTTTGCCGCAGTTCGCGGCCGCATCGCCGCCGAAAAAGACCTGCGCGCCCCCGGCCATGACAATGTCTTCGTCCTCGGCGACTGCTCCGCCGTCATCGACAAGCGCACCGGCCGCCCCTTTCCCCCGACGGCCCAGCTGGCCATCTTGCAGTCGGCAGTCTGCGCCGAAAACCTGGCCACGCTTGTCCGGGGTGGCAGTGACCTGAAAGAGTTCGTCCCCTTCATCAAAGGCGCCGTCGCCTCCCTGGGCAGCCATGACGCCGTCGGCGAGGTCTTCGGCATCGAGCTGCGCGGCAGACTGGCGATGATGATGAAGGCGATCATCGATATCCGGTACATGGCGATGCTAGGAAACTTGCGATTGCTTTTAGGTAAAGGGAAGCTGGCCGCTTATGTGGCGCCGGAAGGCGTTGTAGGGAGTAAGTAG
- a CDS encoding LysR family transcriptional regulator codes for MFVNTELYRAFYLVAREGSISKAAEQLYITQPAVSRSIQQLEEKLGCVLFFRTPKGVKLTKEGELLFPYIEQAFNFIAVGEKTLAQITALENGEITIAAGDTICKNYLPPHLKRFKEAYPGIRIHVTNENTPSTIRLLKKGKVDIGFVHAPVVNDPSATALLSIHEVLQIQDCFVVGEKYKELAARPRSLEELARYPLILLEKGSSSRIYIENFFAQHNIELKPEFELSDFELLIRFAQIDFGAACVIKNFVADELARGSLYEIQPLTPIPPRHVGVAHLQTIPLRTAAKAFLSFLLKDASNASISRHGT; via the coding sequence ATGTTCGTCAATACCGAGCTCTACCGCGCCTTTTATCTCGTCGCCAGAGAAGGCAGCATCTCGAAAGCGGCGGAGCAGTTGTACATCACCCAGCCGGCCGTGAGCCGCTCGATCCAGCAGTTGGAGGAAAAGCTCGGCTGTGTGCTCTTTTTTCGGACGCCGAAAGGGGTCAAACTGACGAAAGAAGGGGAACTGCTCTTTCCCTACATCGAACAGGCCTTCAACTTCATCGCTGTCGGCGAGAAAACGCTCGCCCAGATCACGGCGTTGGAAAATGGCGAGATCACCATCGCCGCCGGCGACACGATCTGCAAAAACTACCTCCCTCCCCACCTGAAGAGGTTCAAAGAGGCCTACCCGGGCATCCGGATCCATGTGACCAACGAGAACACGCCTTCGACGATCCGGCTGCTGAAAAAGGGGAAGGTGGACATCGGTTTTGTCCATGCCCCTGTCGTCAACGACCCGTCGGCGACAGCGCTTCTGTCCATTCATGAGGTTTTGCAGATCCAGGACTGTTTTGTCGTCGGCGAAAAGTACAAGGAACTGGCGGCAAGGCCGCGATCGCTGGAGGAACTGGCCCGGTACCCCCTGATCCTGCTGGAGAAGGGGAGCAGCTCCCGCATCTACATAGAGAATTTTTTCGCCCAGCACAACATTGAACTGAAACCGGAGTTTGAACTGAGCGACTTTGAACTGCTGATCCGCTTCGCCCAGATCGATTTCGGCGCTGCCTGTGTGATCAAAAACTTTGTCGCCGATGAACTGGCCCGCGGCTCCCTCTACGAGATCCAGCCGCTGACGCCCATCCCGCCGCGCCATGTGGGGGTGGCGCATCTACAGACGATTCCCCTTCGCACCGCCGCCAAAGCGTTCCTGTCTTTTTTGCTGAAAGATGCAAGCAACGCATCCATAAGCCGGCACGGTACCTAG
- a CDS encoding NADH peroxidase: MKKFVCLICGYVHEGDAAPEFCPTCKAPSGKFEEKGSGELKWADEHRIGVAAGVDAQVVEGLKMNFVGECTEVGMYLAMSRQADREGYPEVAEAYKRIAFEEAEHAAKFAELLGEVVFPSTKKNLELRVEAEYGACQGKLDLARRAKELGLDAIHDTVHEMCKDEARHGAAFKGLLDRCFGK, translated from the coding sequence ATGAAAAAGTTTGTCTGCCTGATCTGCGGGTATGTCCACGAAGGGGATGCCGCTCCTGAGTTTTGCCCCACCTGCAAAGCCCCTTCCGGCAAGTTTGAGGAGAAAGGGTCCGGCGAACTGAAGTGGGCTGACGAGCACCGGATCGGCGTCGCCGCCGGTGTTGACGCCCAGGTGGTGGAAGGCCTGAAGATGAACTTTGTCGGCGAATGCACTGAAGTCGGCATGTACCTGGCCATGAGCCGTCAGGCTGACCGGGAGGGCTACCCTGAAGTGGCGGAAGCCTATAAGCGCATCGCCTTTGAAGAAGCGGAACATGCCGCCAAGTTCGCTGAACTGCTTGGCGAAGTCGTCTTCCCTTCTACGAAGAAGAACCTGGAGCTGCGCGTGGAAGCCGAATACGGCGCCTGCCAGGGCAAACTCGACCTGGCCCGTCGGGCGAAAGAACTGGGCCTCGATGCCATCCATGACACTGTCCACGAAATGTGCAAGGATGAGGCCCGCCACGGCGCCGCCTTCAAAGGCCTGCTGGATCGTTGCTTCGGAAAGTAA
- a CDS encoding DEAD/DEAH box helicase — protein MINCWYEAGALQLRRTLFAWHEPSFHGAFIAVVRRDDRWGLTVSPLAMLELFADSTALSEVQWCWEGQGAEIAKAAGPLRELLRQGWWRPDYEAWRSGRSGWRLEEGAVQPVREAAPSLAWLDDWASAAIDELIEQTPQMRELWLKMQQAYPLLAAEATKVKRSAKGGDRTSRPVEAADQAAKTRSGAVLIEDERDWLEAVGWWSVSRRLRAALRLLEPENDAGFWSLGLLLQPMQGGSPGLPLDPADPESMALLPSDWQEHWSEVERDLAKMARIAPVLAPERVLVAGTAVSEPDPSPHFLANRKWLLDDDAAWTFLSEQSGPLIEAGFSLFLPRWWEEIQRQSARLKVQTRSSAGSAADPLLGLDQLVQFDWKLAIGDIDLDEREFVDLVEKGRQLVRVRDRWIRLDLKRWRPLLASLRKTQKGLSLGQALQLYWGTPPSDWAQWLAPEEGQELSDEQGESKAPEGADFSGARNENGETTDGTDQVSLALKVELDGPLRQLADELTGTARLTPLAPPPSFQGSLRPYQQLGSAWLLFLRRFGLGGCLADDMGLGKTIQWIAYLLHVKEKEAPGRPSLLVCSTSVIGNWQKELARFAPSLRMHIHYGSNRYRGDAFRDLSAEADLVITTYTLAQMDQEDIASVAWDCLCLDEAQNIKNVYTKQSAAVRVFPARHRVALTGTPMENRLTELWSIMDFLNPGYLGGLTEFNRRFVQSIERKNDADALDRLQRLVRPFLLRREKGDPAIELELPEKLESKEYIQLTAEQASLYESVLQAAMEKIEESTGIARRGAILSTLTQLKQLCNHPTLLLKEGKASVLRGRSHKVERLVEMVEELRQEGERCLVFTQYVETGHLLKETLEAALGEEVLFLHGGTPASQREKMIERFQQSDPSPGKGCGVFLLSLKAGGTGLNLTAANHVFHVDRWWNPAVENQATDRAYRIGQSRNVHVHKFITLGTLEERIDEMIERKQGLSEEVIGGGEQWLTELSTSELRDIFALRRQWVD, from the coding sequence ATGATAAACTGTTGGTATGAAGCGGGGGCGCTCCAACTGCGCCGGACTCTTTTTGCTTGGCATGAACCTTCATTTCACGGCGCTTTCATCGCTGTGGTTCGCCGTGACGATAGGTGGGGGCTGACGGTGTCGCCTTTGGCGATGTTGGAGCTGTTCGCCGATTCGACAGCGCTGTCGGAAGTCCAGTGGTGCTGGGAGGGACAGGGCGCGGAGATAGCGAAAGCGGCGGGACCGCTGCGGGAACTGCTGCGCCAGGGGTGGTGGCGGCCTGACTATGAAGCTTGGCGATCGGGGCGAAGCGGCTGGCGGCTTGAAGAAGGGGCGGTTCAACCTGTGCGGGAAGCGGCCCCGTCGCTGGCCTGGCTGGATGATTGGGCTTCAGCGGCCATCGACGAGTTGATCGAGCAGACGCCCCAAATGCGGGAACTCTGGTTAAAGATGCAGCAGGCCTATCCCTTGCTGGCGGCGGAGGCGACGAAGGTGAAGCGCTCCGCCAAGGGCGGCGATCGGACAAGCCGCCCTGTTGAGGCGGCAGACCAAGCCGCGAAAACCCGCTCGGGTGCGGTGCTGATCGAAGATGAGCGAGACTGGCTGGAGGCTGTCGGCTGGTGGTCTGTTTCGCGCCGCTTGCGGGCAGCCTTGCGCCTCCTTGAGCCTGAAAACGATGCAGGTTTTTGGTCTCTGGGGCTCTTGCTGCAACCGATGCAGGGGGGGAGTCCGGGGCTGCCTCTCGATCCGGCTGATCCGGAGTCGATGGCGTTGTTGCCGTCTGACTGGCAGGAGCACTGGAGCGAAGTGGAGCGTGATCTGGCCAAGATGGCCCGCATCGCGCCTGTGTTGGCGCCGGAACGGGTGCTGGTTGCCGGAACAGCGGTGTCTGAGCCGGATCCTTCGCCGCATTTTTTGGCCAATCGAAAATGGCTGCTCGATGATGACGCGGCTTGGACATTTTTAAGCGAGCAGAGCGGCCCCTTGATAGAGGCCGGCTTCTCCCTCTTTTTGCCCCGCTGGTGGGAGGAGATCCAGCGCCAGTCGGCCCGGCTCAAGGTGCAGACGCGGTCAAGCGCCGGGTCGGCGGCAGATCCGCTGCTGGGGCTGGATCAGCTTGTCCAATTTGATTGGAAACTGGCTATCGGCGATATCGATCTGGACGAAAGGGAGTTTGTCGACCTTGTGGAAAAAGGTCGTCAACTGGTCCGGGTGCGCGACCGCTGGATCCGCCTTGACCTTAAGCGATGGCGGCCCCTGCTGGCGTCATTACGAAAGACGCAAAAGGGACTCTCGCTCGGACAGGCTTTGCAACTCTATTGGGGAACACCGCCTTCGGACTGGGCACAATGGCTTGCCCCTGAAGAAGGGCAGGAACTGTCCGATGAGCAGGGCGAATCGAAAGCGCCTGAAGGGGCGGATTTTTCCGGAGCGCGGAACGAGAATGGCGAAACAACTGACGGAACCGATCAGGTTTCCCTTGCCCTTAAGGTGGAACTGGACGGACCGCTGCGGCAGCTGGCTGATGAATTGACCGGAACGGCGCGGCTGACGCCGCTGGCGCCGCCGCCCTCTTTTCAAGGGAGCTTGCGGCCCTATCAACAACTCGGCAGTGCCTGGCTGCTCTTTTTGCGCCGCTTTGGCCTCGGTGGCTGCTTGGCCGACGATATGGGACTAGGGAAGACGATCCAGTGGATCGCCTACCTGCTTCACGTGAAGGAAAAAGAAGCGCCTGGGCGGCCGTCACTGCTCGTCTGTTCCACCTCGGTGATCGGCAACTGGCAAAAGGAGCTAGCCCGTTTTGCCCCTTCGCTTAGGATGCACATCCATTACGGAAGCAACCGTTACCGCGGCGATGCCTTTCGGGATCTTTCCGCAGAGGCGGACCTGGTGATCACCACCTACACACTGGCCCAGATGGACCAAGAGGATATCGCCTCTGTAGCTTGGGACTGCCTCTGTCTGGATGAGGCCCAGAACATCAAGAACGTCTATACGAAGCAATCAGCGGCGGTTCGCGTTTTCCCTGCGCGCCATCGGGTCGCCTTGACGGGCACGCCGATGGAAAACCGCCTGACCGAGTTGTGGTCGATCATGGACTTTTTGAACCCCGGCTATCTGGGGGGGTTGACGGAATTCAACCGCCGTTTCGTCCAGTCGATTGAACGCAAAAACGACGCCGATGCCCTCGATCGGCTCCAACGCCTCGTCCGACCCTTCTTGCTTCGCCGGGAGAAAGGCGATCCGGCCATCGAACTGGAACTGCCGGAGAAGCTGGAGAGCAAGGAGTATATCCAGTTGACGGCGGAGCAGGCGTCGCTCTATGAAAGCGTTCTCCAGGCGGCGATGGAGAAAATCGAAGAATCGACCGGCATCGCTCGCCGAGGAGCGATTTTGTCGACCTTGACCCAGCTCAAGCAACTCTGCAATCATCCCACGCTGCTCTTAAAAGAGGGGAAGGCATCGGTTTTGCGCGGGCGCTCCCACAAAGTAGAGCGTCTTGTAGAGATGGTGGAGGAATTGCGCCAAGAGGGCGAACGTTGCCTGGTCTTTACCCAGTATGTGGAGACCGGCCATTTGCTGAAAGAGACCCTCGAAGCGGCCCTTGGCGAAGAGGTGCTCTTCTTGCATGGCGGAACGCCGGCGAGCCAGCGGGAAAAGATGATCGAGCGGTTTCAACAAAGCGATCCATCTCCTGGAAAAGGCTGTGGCGTCTTTCTCCTGTCCTTGAAGGCCGGCGGAACCGGGCTTAATCTAACAGCGGCGAATCATGTCTTCCATGTTGACCGCTGGTGGAACCCGGCCGTAGAGAATCAGGCCACCGATCGGGCCTACCGCATCGGCCAGAGCCGCAATGTGCACGTTCACAAGTTCATCACCTTGGGCACCTTAGAGGAGCGCATCGACGAGATGATCGAGCGCAAACAAGGCTTAAGCGAAGAGGTCATCGGCGGCGGCGAGCAGTGGCTGACGGAGTTGTCTACGTCGGAGTTGAGGGATATCTTTGCCCTTCGCCGGCAGTGGGTGGATTGA